The following are encoded together in the Vigna unguiculata cultivar IT97K-499-35 chromosome 2, ASM411807v1, whole genome shotgun sequence genome:
- the LOC114172984 gene encoding dof zinc finger protein DOF2.2-like, whose protein sequence is MIQELFGAATASLIAAETKISINNNGGGLLLTPPAPSSPSPSPSCTTTITSSANTATSSNSDNQNLRCPRCDSSNTKFCYYNNYNLTQPRHFCKTCRRYWTKGGALRNVPIGGGCRKSKTSGMSSSVAKQAATKMKAVASELGRPQGVLFDQELPQTPILWGSPQNTQLMALLRATQNQNPNPNPSSVSIDVKREGNLSGSHSHMVTESLLPNGLLNSTRTGLGYDGVGEFPSLGLCSSFWRNNQNQNQQQSNGFVLGEQQNSGVQELYHKFRSSTSVNYCGSDNSPVFLGNMASSSSLSNILESSSVSGSEFGCWNPTLSWCDLPTTSGAYP, encoded by the coding sequence atgatccAAGAACTGTTCGGTGCTGCTACTGCTAGTCTTATAGCAGCTGAAACAAAAATCTCCATTAATAACAATGGAGGAGGACTTCTACTAACACCACCCGCACCGTCTTCTCCTTCTCCGTCTCCTTCTTGCACAACAACTATCACCTCTTCCGCTAACACCGCCACTTCCTCCAACTCCGACAACCAAAATTTGAGGTGCCCTCGTTGTGATTCATCAAACACAAAGTTTTGTTACTACAACAACTACAACCTCACTCAGCCTCGCCACTTCTGCAAGACATGTCGCCGCTACTGGACCAAAGGTGGCGCTCTCAGGAATGTTCCCATCGGAGGTGGCTGCCGGAAAAGCAAGACCTCCGGCATGTCCAGCTCGGTGGCAAAGCAGGCCGCCACAAAGATGAAAGCAGTGGCATCGGAGCTTGGAAGGCCACAGGGAGTACTCTTTGACCAAGAGCTTCCGCAAACCCCAATCCTTTGGGGTTCACCGCAAAATACTCAACTCATGGCTTTACTAAGAGCTACccaaaaccaaaaccctaaccctaaccctagttcCGTGTCAATTGATGTCAAGAGAGAAGGGAACTTATCGGGATCTCATTCCCACATGGTCACTGAGTCATTGCTCCCAAATGGGTTGTTGAATAGTACTAGAACTGGTCTAGGATACGATGGTGTGGGAGAATTTCCTTCACTGGGTCTATGCAGCTCCTTTTGGAGGAACAATCAAAATCAGAATCAGCAACAAAGCAACGGTTTTGTACTTGGGGAACAGCAAAATAGTGGAGTTCAAGAACTTTACCACAAGTTCAGGTCATCGACGTCAGTTAATTACTGCGGCAGTGATAATTCACCGGTGTTTCTCGGCAACATGGCTTCGTCCTCTTCTTTGTCGAACATTTTGGAGTCATCTTCGGTTTCTGGCAGCGAATTCGGGTGCTGGAATCCAACCCTTTCCTGGTGTGATCTTCCCACAACAAGTGGAGCATATCCTTAA
- the LOC114172983 gene encoding L-ascorbate oxidase homolog: protein MGSATLQHLLCLVIGLVSVSLVQAEDAYKFFTWTVTYGNLSPLGSPQQVILINGQFPGPRLDLITNDNVVLNLINKLDEPFLLTWNGIKQRKNSWQDGVLGTNCPIPPNSNYTYKFQTKDQIGTYTYFPSTQLHKAAGGFGGLNVYHRSVIPIPYPNPDGDFTLLIGDWYKNNHKTLRQALDSGKSIGLPDGLLINGQHHSTFTGNQGKTYMFRISNVGLTTSINFRIQGHSLKLIEVEGSHTIQNTYDSLDVHVGQSVSLLVTLNQPPKDYYIIASTRFTETPLTTTAVLHYSNSFSSALGPVPPFTIDKYDFDWSMKQARTYRWNLTANAARPNPQGSFHYGLITPTKVIKLANSAPLINGKLRYAVNSVSYVNPDTPLKLADHFNIPGIFSVNLLQNTPSGGPGYIGTSVLPTSLHDFIEVIFQNNENTMQSWHLDGYDFWVIGYGFGQWTDASRKTYNLVDGLTRHTAQVYPKSWTAILVSLDNQGMWNLRSAIWERQYLGQQFYLRVWNAQQSLANEYNIPNNVLLCGKAVGHHP from the exons ATGGGAAGCGCCACTTTGCAACATTTGCTATGCCTTGTCATTGGTTTAGTAAGTGTGTCTCTTGTGCAAGCAGAAGATGCATATAAGTTTTTCACATGGACGGTGACTTATGGGAATCTTTCTCCACTGGGTAGTCCCCAACAG GTTATTCTTATCAATGGCCAGTTTCCTGGGCCTAGACTTGATTTGATAACTAATGACAATGTTGTTCTCAACCTTATCAACAAGCTGGACGAGCCATTTTTACTCACTTG GAATGGTataaaacaaaggaaaaattcATGGCAAGATGGAGTTTTGGGAACTAACTGTCCCATTCCTCCAAACTCAAATTACACGTACAAGTTTCAGACAAAGGATCAGATTGGCACATACACATACTTTCCATCAACGCAACTGCATAAAGCAGCTGGAGGGTTTGGAGGACTTAACGTTTATCACAGATCTGTTATCCCAATCCCTTATCCAAACCCTGATGGAGATTTTACTTTACTCATTGGTGATTGGTACAAGAACAACCACAAG ACACTAAGGCAAGCTTTGGATTCTGGAAAATCAATTGGACTTCCCGATGGCCTTCTCATTAATGGGCAGCATCATTCTACCTTCACTGGCAACCAGG GAAAAACCTACATGTTTAGGATCTCAAATGTAGGCTTGACAACATCAATTAACTTCAGAATCCAGGGTCATTCACTAAAACTAATTGAAGTTGAAGGATCACACACTATTCAGAACACATACGATTCACTTGATGTGCATGTTGGTCAATCAGTTTCTCTGTTAGTAACCTTGAATCAGCCTCCAAAGGACTACTACATAATTGCTTCAACAAGATTTACCGAGACACCTCTCACCACAACTGCAGTACTACACTACTCAAATTCTTTTTCCTCTGCATTAGGACCTGTCCCTCCTTTCACCATTGATAAATATGACTTTGACTGGTCCATGAAACAAGCCAGAACCTACAG GTGGAATCTGACAGCAAATGCTGCTAGGCCTAACCCCCAAGGGTCATTCCATTACGGGTTGATTACTCCTACAAAAGTGATTAAATTGGCCAATTCAGCACCTTTGATCAATGGAAAGCTACGTTATGCCGTTAACAGTGTCTCTTATGTTAACCCTGACACCCCTCTCAAGCTTGCTGATCACTTCAACATTCCCGGAATCTTCAGTGTGAATTTACTCCAAAACACTCCCTCTGGTGGTCCAGGTTACATAGGCACCTCGGTGTTACCAACTTCTCTTCATGATTTTATTGAGGTTATATTCCAGAACAACGAAAACACGATGCAGTCTTGGCATCTTGATGGTTATGACTTTTGGGTCATTGG TTATGGTTTCGGCCAGTGGACAGATGCCAGTAGAAAAACCTATAATCTAGTGGATGGCCTGACCAGACACACTGCACAG GTGTATCCAAAATCCTGGACTGCAATATTGGTGTCTTTGGACAACCAAGGTATGTGGAATTTGAGGTCAGCAATATGGGAAAGGCAATATCTTGGGCAGCAGTTCTACCTAAGGGTGTGGAATGCACAGCAAAGCCTTGCTAATGAATATAACATTCCTAATAATGTTCTACTTTGCGGCAAAGCTGTTGGACATCATCcttag